In a genomic window of Strix aluco isolate bStrAlu1 chromosome 3, bStrAlu1.hap1, whole genome shotgun sequence:
- the CAD gene encoding multifunctional protein CAD isoform X1 yields MGRLVLQDGSVLRGRPFGAAGAAAAGEVVFQTGVVGYPEALTDPSYKAQILVLTYPLVGNYGVPRDETDPFGLSRWFESDKIHVAALVVGECSETPSHWSASRSLDQWLKEQNIPGLEGVDTRALTKKIREKGTLLGKLVPDGTPEESLCFEDPNKRHLVQEVSLKAPRVFNPGGSLRVTAVDCGLKYNQVRCLCERGAAVTVVPWDHPLDTADFDGLFISNGPGDPQLCQETVSSLRRVLDAPQPKPVFGICLGHQLLSLALGARTYKMKYGNRGHNQPCLHEDTQRCFITAQNHGFAVEAGSLPPGWAPLFTNANDSSNEGLVHQHKPFFSVQFHPEHRAGPTDLEGLFDVFVEAARDLRSGDGSARTVRERLRDWLTYDKALAGGQDAARPRKVLILGSGGLSIGQAGEFDYSGSQAIKALKEENIQTVLINPNIATVQTSKGLADKVYFLPITPEYVTQVIRNERPDGVLLTFGGQTALNCGVELTKAGVLERYRVRVLGTPVASIEMTEDRKVFVEKMEEIGEHVAPSEAAASLEQAQAAAERLGYPVLVRSAYALGGLGSGFANTREELVALVSQAFTHTSQVLVDKSLKGWKEIEYEVVRDAYNNCVTVCNMENLDPLGIHTGESIVVAPSQTLNDTEYFLLRRTAVKVVQHLGIVGECNIQFALNPESEQYYIIEVNARLSRSSALASKATGYPLAYVAAKLALGIPLPLLRNSVTNSTTANFEPSLDYCVVKIPRWDLSKFLRVSTKIGSSMKSVGEVMAIGRNFEEAFQKALRMVDENCVGFDHTVKPASDVELETPTDKRIFVLAAALRAGYSIERLYELTKIDRWFLHKMKNITDHAVLLESYREEQSTMPPAVLERAKQLGFSDKQVALAVLSTELAVRKMRRDLKILPVVKQIDTVAAEWPAQTNYLYLTYNGAEHDLAFREPHVMVIGSGVYRIGSSVEFDWCAVGCIQELRKMGFKTIMVNYNPETVSTDYDMCDRLYFDEISFEVVMDIYELENPEGVILSMGGQLPNNIAMALHRQQCRILGTSPEAIDSAENRFKFSRLLDSIGISQPLWKELSDMESAKHFCCKVGYPCVVRPSYVLSGAAMNVAYSDSDLEKFLSNAVAVSKEQPVVISKFIQEAKEIDVDAVACDGVVVAIAISEHVENAGVHSGDATLVTPPQDITSKTLERIKAIVHAVGQELQVTGPFNLQLIAKDDQLKVIECNVRVSRSFPFVSKTLGVDLVALASQVIMGEDVEPVGLMTGTGIVGVKVPQFSFSRLAGADVVLGVEMTSTGEVACFGENRCEAYLKAMLSTGFKIPKKNILLTIGSYKNKSELLPTVRTLETLGYKLYASLGTADFYTEHGIKVMAVDWHFEEADGSEAGARETQRSILDYLAENHFEMVINLSMRNSGGRRLSSFVTKGYRTRRLAVDYSVPLIIDIKCTKLFVEALGQIGAAPPLKMHVDCMTSQKLIRLPGLIDIHVHLREPGGTHKEDFASGTAAALAGGVTMVCAMPNTSPAVTDAASFALVQKLAEAGARCDFALFLGASSENAGSLGSLAGAAAGLKMYLNDTFSSLRMDDVSLWMEHFEQWPRHLPVVAHAERQTVAAVLMVAQLYQRPVHICHVARREEILLIKAAKQKGIPVTCEVAPHHLFLCRDDLGRLGEGRAAVRPALGTRQDVEALWENMDTIDCFATDHAPHTLEEKQGQEPPPGYPGLETMLPLLLTAVSEGRLTVEDIVQRLYENPRKIFGLPAQEDTYVEVDLEHEWIIPSRTAFSKARWTPFEGMKVKGTVRRVVLRGEVAYIDGQVLVAPGYGQDVKKWPSGAVLAPHAAPAKDSVKTPERPRHVVAGETLRGRASSPRRVGPTGEGRFHLPPRIHRASDPGLPAFRRLGAAHRPGARGTAEDAREKAGRKAAEADPGVLQDSYFYPPGPLPRQASPQGTPHFQTSPLLHPLVGQHVLSVQQFSKEQMSHLFNVAHTLRMLVQKERSLDILKGKVMASMFYEASTRTSSSFAAAMSRLGGSVLSFSEATSSVQKGESLADSVQTMCCYADVLVLRHPQPGAVELAAKHCRKPVINAGDGVGEHPTQALLDIFTIREELGTVNGMTITMVGDLKHGRTVHSLARLLTQYRVNLRYVTPPGLRMPPDITSFVASKGIKQEEFGSIEEALPDTDVLYMTRIQKERFQLAQEYEACFGQFILTPHIMTRAKEKMVVMHPLPRVNEISVEVDSDPRAAYFRQAENGMYMRMALLATVLGRY; encoded by the exons ATGGGTCGCCTGGTGCTGCAGGACGGGTCGGTGCTGCGCGGTCGCCCCTTcggggccgccggggccgccgccgccggggaagTCG TCTTCCAGACCGGCGTGGTGGGGTACCCCGAGGCCCTCACCGACCCCTCCTACAAGGCGCAGATCCTGGTGCTCACCTACCCGCTCGTCGGCAACTACGGGGTCCCCCGGGACGAGACCGACCCCTTCGGCCTGAGCAGG tGGTTCGAGTCTGACAAGATCCATGTGGCTGCGCTGGTGGTGGGCGAGTGCTCGGAGACCCCCAGCCACTGGAGCGCATCCCGCTCCCTCGACCAGTGGCTGAAGGAGCAGAATATCCCCGGGCTGGAAG GGGTGGATACTCGGGCCCTCACGAAGAAGATCCGCGAGAAGGGGACGCTTCTGGGGAAGCTGGTGCCGGACGGGACCCCTGAGGAGAGCCTCTGCTTTGAGGACCCCAACAAAAGGCACCTGGTGCAGGAGGTGTCGCTGAAG GCACCCCGCGTGTTCAACCCCGGCGGGTCGCTGCGCGTCACGGCGGTGGATTGCGGCCTCAAGTACAACCAGGTGCGGTGTCTGTGCGAGAGGGGGGCGGCCGTCACCGTGGTGCCCTGGGACCATCCACTGGACACTGCAG ACTTCGATGGGCTGTTCATCAGCAATGGCCCCGGCGACCCGCAGCTCTGCCAGGAGACAGTGTCCAGCCTGCGACGGGTGCTGGACGCGCCCCAGCCCAAGCCCGTCTTTGGGATCTGCCTGGGGCACCAGCTGCTCTCCCTGGCCCTCGGCGCCCGCACCTACAAGATGAA GTACGGGAATCGTGGGCACAACCAGCCGTGCCTGCACGAAGACACGCAGCGCTGCTTCATCACGGCGCAGAACCACGGCTTCGCAGTGGAGGCGGGCAGCCTGCCGCCCGGCTGGGCCCCGCTCTTCACCAATGCCAACGACAGCTCCAACGAGGGCCTCGTCCACCAGCACAAACCCTTCTTCAG TGTCCAGTTTCACCCCGAGCACCGCGCCGGCCCCACGGACCTGGAGGGGCTCTTCGACGTCTTCGTGGAGGCGGCACGGGACCTGCGGAGTGGCGACGGCAGCGCCCGGACGG TGCGGGAGCGCCTGCGGGACTGGCTGACCTATGACAAGGCGCTGGCGggggggcaggatgcggcccggCCCCGCAAGGTGCTGATCCTGGGCTCCGGCGGCCTCTCCATCGGGCAGGCGGGCGAGTTCGACTACTCAGGGTCGCAG GCCATCAAAGCGCTGAAGGAGGAGAACATCCAGACGGTGCTGATCAACCCCAACATCGCCACGGTGCAGACCTCCAAGGGGCTGGCGGACAAGGTTTACTTCCTCCCCATCACCCCTGAGTACGTCACCCAG GTGATCCGGAACGAGCGCCCCGACGGGGTGCTGCTCACTTTCGGGGGGCAGACGGCTCTCAACTGCGGCGTGGAGCTGACCAAGGCAGGCGTGCTGGAGCGGTACCGCGTGCGGGTGCTGGGCACCCCCGTCGCCTCCATCGAGATGACGGAGGATCGCAAGGTCTTCgtggagaagatggaggagaTCGGGGAGCACGTGGCGCCCAGCgaggctgctgcctccctggagcag GCACAGGCGGCAGCTGAGCGCTTGGGGTACCCGGTGCTGGTGCGCTCCGCCTACGCCCTTGGCGGCCTGGGCTCCGGCTTCGCCAACACCCGCGAGGAACTGGTGGCACTGGTGAGCCAGGCCTTCACCCACACCTCCCAGGTGCTGGTGGACAAGTCCCTGAAGGGCTGGAAGGAGATCGAGTACGAGGTGGTGCGGGACGCCTACAACAACTGCGTCACG GTGTGTAACATGGAGAACCTGGACCCGCTGGGGATCCACACGGGCGAGTCCATCGTGGTGGCGCCCAGCCAGACCCTCAACGACACCGAGTACTTCCTTCTGCGGCGCACGGCTGTGAAGGTGGTGCAGCACCTGGGCATCGTGGGCGAGTGCAACATCCAGTTTGCCCTGAACCCCGAGTCGGAGCAG TACTACATCATCGAGGTGAACGCCCGGCTCTCCCgcagctcagccctggccagCAAGGCCACCGGCTACCCGCTGGCCTACGTGGCTGCCAAGCTGGCCCTGGgcatccccctgcccctcctcag gAACTCAGTCACCAACTCCACCACGGCCAACTTTGAGCCCAGCCTGGACTACTGCGTGGTGAAGATCCCGCGCTGGGACCTCAGCAAGTTCCTGCGCGTCAGCACCAAGATCGGCAGCTCCATGAAGAGTGTGG GGGAGGTCATGGCCATCGGGAGGAACTTCGAGGAGGCTTTCCAGAAGGCGCTGAGGATGGTGGATGAGAACTGCGTGGGCTTCGACCACACTGTGAAGCCAGCCTCAGATGTG GAGCTGGAGACACCGACAGACAAGCGGATCTTCGTGCTGGCGGCCGCGCTGCGGGCTGGCTACTCCATCGAGCGGCTCTACGAGCTGACCAAGATCGACCGCTGGTTCCTGCACAAGATGAAGAACATCACGGACCACGCGGTGCTGCTGGAGTCGTACCGCGAGGAGCAGAGCACCATGCCGCCCGCCGTGCTTGAGCGGGCCAAGCAGCTCGGCTTCTCTGACAAGCAGGTGGCCCTGGCTGTGCTCAG CACCGAGCTGGCCGTGCGGAAGATGCGTCGTGACCTGAAGATCCTGCCGGTGGTGAAGCAGATCGACACGGTGGCGGCGGAGTGGCCGGCGCAAACCAACTACCTGTACCTGACCTACAACGGTGCCGAGCACGACCTGGCCTTCCGCGAGCCCCACGTCATGGTCATCGGCTCCGGCGTCTACCGCATCGGTAGCAGTGTCGAGTTCGACTGGTGCGCTGTCGGCTGCATCCAGGAGCTCCGCAAG ATGGGCTTCAAGACGATCATGGTGAACTACAACCCCGAGACGGTGAGCACCGACTACGACATGTGCGACCGCCTCTACTTCGATGAGATCTCCTTTGAG gTGGTGATGGACATCTACGAGCTGGAGAATCCCGAGGGCGTGATCCTGTCCATGGGCGGGCAGCTGCCCAACAACATCGCCATGGCCCTGCACCGGCAGCAGTGCCGCATCCTAGGCACCTCCCCGGAGGCCATCGACTCGGCCGAGAACCGCTTCAAGTTCTCCCGCCTGCTCGACTCCATCGGCATCAGCCAGCCCCTCTGGAAGGAGCTCTCTGACATGGAG TCGGCCAAGCACTTCTGCTGCAAGGTGGGGTACCCCTGCGTCGTGCGCCCCTCCTACGTGCTGAGCGGGGCCGCCATGAATGTGGCCTACTCGGACAGTGACCTGGAGAAGTTCCTGAGCAATGCCGTGGCCGTGTCCAAGGAGCAGCCCGTTGTCATCTCCAAGTTCAtccaggaggccaag GAGATCGACGTGGACGCGGTGGCCTGTGACGGCGTGGTGGTGGCCATCGCCATCTCGGAGCACGTGGAGAACGCCGGGGTGCACTCGGGCGACGCCACGCTGGTGACACCCCCCCAGGACATCACCTCTAAGACGCTGGAGCGCATCAAGGCCATTGTCCACGCCGTTGGGCAGGAGCTGCAGGTCACCGGGCCCTTCAACCTGCAGCTCATTGCCAAG gACGACCAGCTGAAGGTGATCGAGTGCAACGTCCGCGTCTCCCGCTCCTTTCCCTTCGTCTCCAAGACGCTGGGGGTGGACCTGGTGGCTCTGGCCAGCCAAGTGATCATGGGCGAGGACGTGGAGCCTGTGGGGCTGATGACGGGCACGGGCATCGTCGGTGTCAAG gtgCCCCAGTTCTCCTTCTCACGCCTGGCGGGTGCTGACGTGGTGCTGGGCGTGGAGATGACCAGCACAGGCGAGGTGGCCTGTTTCGGGGAGAACCGCTGTGAGGCTTACCTGAAGGCCATGCTCAGCACCGGCTTCAAGATCCCCAAGAAGAACATCCTGCTGACTATTGGCAGCTACAAg AACAAGAGCGAGCTGCTGCCCACGGTGCGGACCCTGGAGACCCTCGGCTACAAGCTGTACGCCAGCCTCGGCACCGCCGACTTCTACACTGAGCACGGCATCAAG GTGATGGCCGTGGACTGGCACTTCGAGGAGGCGGATGGCAGCGAGGCCGGTGCCCGGGAGACCCAGCGCAGCATCCTGGACTACCTGGCCGAGAACCACTTCGAGATGGTCATCAACCTCTCGATGCGCAACTCAGGGGGCCGCCGGCTCTCCTCCTTCGTCACCAAGGGGTACCGCACCCGGCGCCTGGCCGTCGACTACTCCGTGCCGCTCATCATCGACATCAAGTGCACTAAGCTCTTCGTGGAG GCGCTGGGCCAGATCGGGGCAGCCCCCCCGCTGAAGATGCACGTGGACTGCATGACGTCCCAGAAGCTCATCCGTCTGCCAG GCCTGATCGACATCCACGTCCACCTCCGCGAGCCAGGCGGCACCCACAAGGAGGACTTTGCGTCGGGCACGGCGGCTGCTCTGGCCGGCGGTGTCACCATGGTGTGCGCCATGCCCAACACCAGCCCCGCTGTCACTGACGCCGCCTCCTTCGCCCTGGTGCAGAAG CTGGCCGAGGCCGGGGCCCGCTGTGACTTCGCCCTCTTCCTGGGGGCTTCCTCGGAGAATGCCGGCTCACTGGGCTCCCTGGCCGGGGCAGCCGCCGGCCTCAAGATGTACCTGAACGACACTTTCTCCAGCCTGCGAATGGACGACGTCTCGCTGTGGATGGAG CACTTTGAGCAGTGGCCGCGGCACCTGCCTGTGGTGGCCCACGCAGAGCGGCAAACGGTGGCCGCCGTCCTGATGGTGGCCCAGCTGTACCAGCGCCCCGTCCACATCTGCCACGTGGCCCGCAGGGAGGAG ATCCTCCTCATCAAGGCAGCCAAGCAGAAGGGCATCCCAGTGACCTGTGAGGTGGCCCCGCACCACCTCTTCCTGTGCCGGGACGACCTGGGGCGCCTCGGGGAGGGCCGTGCGGCTGTGCGGCCGGCGCTGGGCACCCGCCAGGATGTGGAGGCGCTCTGGGAGAACATGGACACCATCGACTGCTTCGCCACAGACCACG CCCCGCACACgctggaggagaagcaggggCAGGAGCCGCCCCCCGGCTACCCCGGCCTGGAGACcatgctgccgctgctgctgacGGCCGTCTCCGAGGGGCGGCTCACTGTGGAGGACATCGTTCAGCGCCTCTATGAGAACCCCCGCAAGATCTTTGGGCTGCCGGCGCAGGAAGACACCTACGTGGAG GTGGACCTGGAGCACGAGTGGATCATCCCCAGCCGCACGGCCTTCTCCAAGGCCCGCTGGACGCCCTTCGAGGGCATGAAGGTGAAGGGGACGGTGCGGAGGGTGGTCCTGCGCGGGGAGGTCGCCTACATCGATGGGCAG gtgctggtggcCCCTGGCTACGGGCAGGACGTGAAGAAATGGCCCTcgggagctgtgctggcaccaCACGCAGCCCCCGCGAAGGACAGTGTGAAG ACCCCCGAGCGGCCCCGGCACGTGGTGGCCGGCGAGACGCTGCGCGGCCGAGCCTCCAGCCCCCGCCGGGTCGGCCCCACGGGCGAGGGACGCTTCCACCTCCCGCCCCGCATCCACCGGGCCTCTGACCCCGGGCTGCCAG CGTTCCGGAGGCTGGGAGCCGCGCACCGCCCGGGCGCCCGAGGCACCG CCGAGGACGCCCGTGAGAAGGCCGGCAGGAAGGCGGCGGAGGCGG ATCCAGGGGTGCTCCAGGACAGCTACTTCTACCCGCCGGGCCCCCTCCCGCGCCAGGCCTCCCCGCAGGGCACGCCCCACTTCCAGACCTCCCCGCTGCTGCACCCCCTGGTCGGGCAGCACGTCCTCTCTGTCCAGCAGTTCTCCAAGGAGCAG ATGTCCCATCTGTTCAACGTGGCACACACCCTGCGCATGCTGGTGCAGAAGGAGCGGAGCCTGGACATCCTCAAG GGCAAGGTGATGGCGTCCATGTTCTATGAGGCCAGCACGCGGACCAGCAGCTCCTTCGCGGCCGCCATGAGCCGGCTGGGCGGCTCCGTCCTGTCCTTCTCGGAGGCCACCTCCTCGGTGCAGAAGGGCGAGTCACTGGCCGACTCGGTGCAGACCATGTGCTGCTACGCTGACGTGTTGGTGCTGCGGCACCCGCAGCCAGGCGCTGTTGAG CTGGCCGCCAAGCACTGCCGCAAGCCCGTGATCAATGCCGGGGACGGGGTGGGGGAACACCCCACGCAGGCGCTGCTGGACATCTTCACCATCCGCGAGGAGCTGGGCACCGTCAACGGCATGACG ATCACCATGGTGGGCGACCTGAAGCACGGGCGCACGGTGCACTCCCTGGCCCGGCTGCTCACCCAGTACCGCGTCAACCTGCGCTACGTCACCCCCCCCGGCCTCCGCATGCCCCCCGACATCACCAGCTTCGTGGCTTCCAAGGGCATCAAGCAG GAAGAGTTTGGGAGCATCGAGGAGGCGCTGCCGGACACGGACGTGCTCTACATGACCCGCATCCAGAAGGAGCGTTTCCAGCTGGCCCAGGAGTACGAGGCT TGCTTCGGGCAGTTCATCCTCACGCCCCACATCATGACCCGGGCCAAGGAGAAGATGGTGGTGATGCACCCCCTGCCCCGCGTCAACGAGATCAG CGTGGAGGTGGACTCGGACCCGCGCGCCGCCTACTTCCGCCAGGCGGAGAACGGGATGTACATGCGGATGGCGCTGCTGGCCACCGTGCTGGGCCGCTACTAG